Proteins encoded together in one Chitinophaga sp. LS1 window:
- the coaA gene encoding type I pantothenate kinase, with amino-acid sequence MTRNNYAPYITIAREEWANKSDELMEHLIKDLDKLHGLNEPLTKEEVTQIYVPLSRLLNLFVTAAQELHATTNTFLGRKVTKVPYIIGIAGSVAVGKSTTARVLQWLLAAFPNHPRVALVTTDGFLYPNRVLEQRGIMNRKGFPESYDIRRLVQFLANLKSGKEKVAAPLYSHLEYDVLANEMQWVESPDIVIVEGVNVLQVRPRPLGSPEPSIFVSDFFDFSIFVDAEDKDLEQWYIERFKSLRTTAFANPESYFHRYAHLTDAESEEIARKIWNEINKPNLVQNILPTRFRASLILEKGNHHFVQSLKLRKT; translated from the coding sequence ATGACACGGAATAACTACGCTCCCTATATCACGATTGCCCGTGAAGAATGGGCAAATAAAAGTGATGAACTCATGGAACACCTGATCAAAGATCTGGATAAGCTACATGGGTTAAATGAGCCGCTAACAAAGGAAGAGGTTACACAAATCTACGTGCCGCTGTCACGATTGTTAAATCTGTTCGTAACAGCTGCGCAGGAACTGCATGCAACAACGAATACCTTTTTGGGAAGGAAGGTGACTAAAGTGCCTTATATTATTGGGATTGCAGGAAGTGTGGCGGTTGGAAAGAGTACGACAGCGCGTGTATTGCAATGGTTGTTGGCTGCGTTTCCCAATCATCCGAGAGTAGCGTTGGTAACGACAGATGGGTTTCTATATCCGAACAGGGTATTGGAACAGAGAGGAATTATGAATAGAAAGGGGTTTCCGGAGAGTTATGATATAAGGAGGCTTGTACAGTTTCTGGCGAATCTAAAATCGGGGAAAGAGAAGGTGGCTGCGCCGCTGTATAGTCATTTGGAGTATGATGTGCTGGCGAATGAAATGCAGTGGGTAGAATCGCCGGATATTGTGATTGTAGAGGGAGTGAATGTGTTGCAGGTGAGGCCGAGGCCATTGGGGTCACCGGAGCCGAGTATATTCGTATCGGACTTTTTTGACTTTTCTATTTTTGTAGATGCGGAGGATAAGGATTTGGAGCAGTGGTATATAGAGCGGTTTAAGTCATTGAGGACGACGGCGTTTGCGAATCCTGAGTCTTATTTTCACAGATATGCACATTTGACAGATGCGGAGTCAGAGGAGATAGCGAGGAAGATATGGAATGAGATCAATAAGCCGAATCTGGTGCAGAATATATTACCGACAAGGTTTAGGGCGAGTTTGATATTGGAGAAGGGAAATCATCATTTTGTACAGTCGTTGAAGTTAAGAAAGACTTAA
- a CDS encoding NAD-dependent succinate-semialdehyde dehydrogenase, which yields MSTFKSINPYTQETIAEYAAHTPSELEEKLVKGHQAYQAMKQTSLEQRCAWMQKLADLLKEKADEHAAIITREMGKTLKEAKAEVLKCATSAEYYVQNIGSMLASKIIKSDGQQSYVAYEPKGIILAIMPWNFPYWQVFRFAIPNILAGNAGILKHASNVSGCALAMEQVFLEAGFREGVFQTVLVNSKHIEPLIADDRVQGVTLTGSTAAGQSVAGLAGKYIKKTVLELGGSDPFIVLKDANLEEAARTAVKARFQNAGQSCIAAKRWIVDQAIVEAFTEQVTTLIQQMSQGDPTLQKIDMGPMARPDLATELGHQLHQSIEQGAKLITGGQRSGANFAPTLLSGVKPGMTAFDEETFGPLAVIIQADNEQHAVALANQTPYGLGSSLWTSDLDKARKLAVQIDSGNVFINAMVRSDARLPFGGVKQSGYGRELSLEGTHEFLNVKTVYIA from the coding sequence ATGAGTACCTTTAAGAGTATTAACCCATATACACAGGAAACCATTGCTGAATATGCAGCGCACACACCATCAGAACTGGAAGAAAAACTTGTTAAAGGTCATCAGGCATACCAGGCTATGAAGCAGACTTCGCTGGAGCAGCGTTGTGCATGGATGCAAAAGCTCGCGGATCTGTTGAAAGAGAAAGCCGATGAACACGCTGCGATCATCACCCGGGAAATGGGGAAAACACTAAAAGAAGCAAAAGCTGAAGTATTAAAATGCGCTACATCTGCTGAATATTATGTGCAAAATATTGGTAGCATGCTGGCCTCAAAAATCATCAAATCTGATGGGCAGCAGAGCTATGTGGCATATGAGCCGAAAGGAATAATTCTCGCTATTATGCCGTGGAATTTCCCTTACTGGCAGGTGTTCCGCTTTGCCATTCCTAATATTCTTGCCGGCAATGCAGGTATACTCAAGCATGCCAGCAATGTAAGCGGCTGTGCACTGGCCATGGAGCAGGTATTTTTAGAAGCTGGCTTCCGGGAAGGCGTATTTCAAACCGTGCTGGTGAATTCTAAACATATAGAACCGCTGATTGCCGATGATCGTGTACAGGGTGTGACCCTCACCGGTAGTACTGCTGCTGGTCAGAGCGTAGCAGGGCTGGCAGGAAAATATATTAAAAAGACGGTGTTGGAACTGGGGGGCAGCGATCCCTTCATCGTGTTGAAAGATGCGAATCTGGAAGAGGCAGCACGTACAGCTGTAAAAGCCCGTTTTCAGAACGCTGGTCAGTCCTGCATCGCGGCAAAGCGCTGGATTGTAGACCAGGCAATAGTTGAGGCATTTACAGAACAGGTGACCACACTCATACAGCAAATGAGCCAGGGAGATCCTACCTTGCAGAAAATTGACATGGGGCCAATGGCCCGTCCGGATCTGGCAACGGAGTTAGGACATCAGTTACATCAGAGCATAGAACAGGGTGCGAAACTGATTACAGGTGGGCAGCGTTCGGGTGCGAACTTCGCTCCTACCCTGCTCAGCGGTGTAAAACCAGGCATGACAGCTTTTGACGAAGAAACATTCGGCCCACTGGCTGTTATTATTCAGGCTGATAATGAGCAACATGCTGTTGCGCTGGCGAACCAGACGCCCTATGGGCTGGGGTCTTCTCTCTGGACCAGCGATCTTGATAAAGCGAGAAAACTGGCTGTACAGATCGATAGCGGCAATGTATTTATTAATGCTATGGTGCGTTCAGATGCCCGTCTGCCCTTTGGGGGCGTAAAACAGTCGGGATATGGCAGGGAACTTTCCCTGGAAGGCACACATGAATTTTTGAATGTTAAAACGGTTTACATAGCTTAG
- a CDS encoding AraC family transcriptional regulator, with translation MNLIRQAEQQIFADFVQVENVPEIMHSYIVPHARRTVYGNARVFVFKQLLEATPFRVWQHHVITSQVIDIHPHVDHPGLHLAVTLSSLNVHSGMRGGIPEHVRQGDLNLFYVTHEEKAVSIHPGTHCFLNIEFGEAQLPLFAERAFIEQAILPAKAANPLGGVINAAPVALDAYASMLLEQIRNPLGCNEYARSRYISKQCELLLVHFFAQLQYPPLEYQPLTNEDINSIDSAKAYIKANTIGVQISELCELFDISAEKLQYGFKHLYGTSVDAFVILWRLEKAAVLLTLPEIDLQLVADETGYSHVAAFVNSFTRYYNCAPDQFKQL, from the coding sequence ATGAATTTAATCAGACAGGCAGAACAACAAATTTTCGCCGACTTCGTCCAGGTAGAGAATGTCCCCGAAATTATGCATTCCTATATCGTTCCCCATGCAAGAAGAACGGTATACGGCAATGCCCGCGTATTTGTATTTAAGCAATTGCTGGAAGCAACACCTTTTCGGGTCTGGCAACACCACGTGATCACTTCCCAGGTTATAGATATTCATCCTCATGTAGATCATCCGGGTTTGCATCTGGCTGTTACGCTTTCTTCGCTCAATGTGCATTCTGGCATGCGTGGCGGAATACCAGAGCATGTACGACAGGGAGATCTGAATTTATTTTATGTAACGCATGAAGAAAAAGCAGTGTCTATACATCCGGGTACGCATTGTTTTTTAAACATTGAATTCGGTGAAGCACAACTACCATTATTTGCGGAGCGTGCATTTATTGAACAAGCCATCCTACCTGCTAAAGCTGCGAATCCACTTGGTGGTGTAATTAATGCAGCACCTGTAGCGCTGGATGCATATGCTTCGATGCTCCTTGAACAGATACGCAATCCACTGGGGTGTAATGAATATGCACGTAGCAGGTATATCAGCAAACAATGTGAATTATTGTTAGTGCATTTCTTTGCACAGTTACAATATCCTCCATTGGAATATCAGCCATTGACGAATGAAGATATCAATAGTATTGATAGTGCGAAAGCATATATCAAAGCGAATACAATTGGTGTGCAAATTTCAGAATTGTGTGAGTTGTTTGATATCTCTGCGGAGAAACTACAATATGGATTCAAACATTTATATGGCACCAGTGTAGATGCATTCGTCATCTTATGGCGACTGGAAAAAGCAGCGGTATTATTAACATTGCCGGAGATCGATTTGCAGCTGGTAGCAGATGAAACAGGGTATAGTCATGTAGCTGCATTTGTGAATAGTTTTACACGGTATTATAATTGCGCTCCTGATCAGTTCAAGCAATTATAA
- a CDS encoding TonB-dependent receptor domain-containing protein, with protein MSTKIVYCMAILCLCLTVASAQQKITGKVTDATTGVPLEGITVRVRLSSSGSLTNKSGEYTIEAKANDVLEVSAIGFTPQALSVNGRSVVDVKLVSAVSELNQIVLVGSRGTGRARTETPVPVDVIPIAQASQSTAKTDLTAVLNMAAPSLNYNKQSGSDGADMIDLATLRGLGPDQTLVLVNGKRRHQTAFVAVYGTRGRGNSGTDLNAIPEAAIDRVEILRDGASAQYGSDAIAGVINLILKKDVNHLNVTAGYAGYYDHKYNTWFGRKQSQYQYGVPIDGNTGTLGLSYGLPLGKNGGFLNFSGNFLIQGKTYRQNLDTNLSHKDGLPVNSVRRGAGDGSRVNGGGMINLEVPFGTGSTTLYAFGGYNYKSSDAFAYSRSFSGHPDRFPTDDNGNLIFHKDIMYAVPGDTIFDPHIQTHVSDISAAVGVKGEFGEGWTWDVSNTLGRNNFRFYGDKTFNASLGANSPTHFDDGGFSFLQNTANVTFTKAISNLNLAFGAEYRYERYSIYAGEEASYTNYDPTFYKATGSQGFPGYRPSDEVVANRGNIAAYVDAELDVTSKWLVGAAVRAENYSDFGFTTNYKLATRYKITNDFNIRASVSTGFRAPSLQQINYSSQYTNVQGGTITEVKIAPNYNAITRAAGIPDLKQEKSINASLGFTWKPLPILTLTLDGYYVKVKDRIVLSGQFSASDTTLDAEVYNTLNELHIDNAQFFANAVNTSNYGVDLVVDYNKRWSNHHFRGLFTGNIQHMTIDKINVPAKLNDTYVHRQSFFSDREQRFVKASAPPVKMGLNLEYGVNKISFGSHLTYYGKVELYGYGYSGDLAGTGINPIVELDEGGKTVPELFVYRGKIVTDVYAGYKFNRHINWFVGVDNVFNVHPDLGYVKGAKLSAFDGEAGGAWDPVQMGVNGMRLFTRIVLDF; from the coding sequence ATGTCAACCAAGATCGTGTACTGTATGGCAATACTATGCCTCTGCCTGACTGTAGCAAGTGCCCAACAGAAAATAACCGGAAAAGTAACAGATGCCACAACCGGCGTGCCATTAGAAGGAATCACCGTAAGGGTCAGACTCAGTAGCTCCGGCAGTTTAACCAACAAGTCCGGTGAATACACCATCGAGGCCAAAGCCAATGATGTACTGGAAGTAAGTGCCATCGGTTTCACCCCACAGGCCCTTTCCGTCAATGGCCGCTCTGTGGTCGATGTAAAACTGGTCTCCGCCGTCTCGGAACTCAACCAGATCGTACTCGTAGGTAGCCGGGGTACGGGTCGTGCCAGAACGGAAACGCCCGTTCCCGTCGATGTCATACCCATTGCCCAGGCATCCCAGTCTACTGCCAAAACTGATCTCACTGCCGTCCTGAACATGGCCGCTCCCTCCCTGAACTACAACAAACAAAGTGGAAGTGATGGTGCTGATATGATCGACCTCGCCACCCTCAGGGGCCTTGGACCTGATCAGACCTTAGTGCTTGTAAATGGTAAAAGACGCCACCAGACAGCCTTCGTAGCAGTATACGGTACCCGTGGCCGTGGTAATTCAGGCACTGACCTCAATGCCATCCCCGAAGCTGCCATCGACAGGGTCGAAATCCTTCGCGACGGTGCCTCTGCCCAATATGGCTCCGATGCCATTGCCGGGGTAATCAACCTCATCCTCAAAAAAGATGTGAACCACCTCAATGTGACCGCAGGTTATGCCGGTTATTATGACCATAAGTACAATACCTGGTTTGGGCGTAAACAATCCCAATACCAGTACGGTGTACCCATCGATGGAAATACCGGTACCCTGGGCCTCAGCTATGGCCTTCCTTTGGGTAAAAATGGCGGGTTCCTCAACTTTTCGGGCAACTTCCTCATCCAGGGTAAAACCTACAGACAAAACCTCGATACAAACCTGAGTCATAAAGATGGACTGCCTGTGAACAGTGTGAGAAGAGGTGCCGGCGATGGCTCCCGTGTAAATGGAGGTGGCATGATCAACCTGGAAGTGCCTTTTGGTACAGGCAGCACCACCCTCTATGCTTTTGGTGGATATAACTATAAGAGCTCCGATGCCTTTGCCTATTCCCGTTCATTCAGCGGGCATCCGGATCGTTTTCCTACTGATGATAACGGAAACCTGATCTTCCACAAAGACATTATGTACGCTGTACCAGGCGACACCATTTTTGATCCACACATCCAGACCCATGTCAGTGACATCTCTGCTGCTGTAGGGGTAAAAGGTGAATTTGGAGAAGGCTGGACCTGGGATGTGAGCAATACCCTGGGCAGAAACAATTTCCGCTTTTATGGAGATAAGACTTTCAATGCCTCTTTGGGTGCAAACTCTCCTACCCACTTCGACGATGGCGGGTTCTCCTTTTTACAAAACACGGCGAATGTAACTTTCACCAAAGCAATCTCAAATTTGAACCTCGCTTTTGGTGCAGAATACCGTTACGAAAGGTATAGCATCTACGCAGGCGAAGAAGCCTCTTACACCAATTACGATCCCACTTTTTATAAAGCCACCGGTTCCCAGGGTTTCCCTGGCTATCGCCCCAGCGATGAGGTCGTGGCCAATCGTGGCAATATCGCAGCCTATGTAGATGCAGAACTGGATGTGACCAGTAAATGGCTGGTAGGTGCTGCTGTCAGGGCAGAAAATTACTCTGACTTCGGCTTCACCACCAATTACAAACTGGCTACCCGTTACAAAATCACAAACGATTTCAACATTCGTGCATCAGTAAGTACTGGTTTCAGAGCGCCTTCCTTACAGCAAATCAACTACAGTTCCCAATACACCAACGTACAGGGTGGCACGATCACCGAAGTGAAAATTGCGCCCAACTACAACGCGATTACAAGAGCTGCAGGCATCCCAGATCTGAAACAGGAAAAGTCAATCAATGCCAGTCTTGGTTTTACCTGGAAACCATTGCCAATACTAACTTTAACCCTGGATGGATACTATGTAAAAGTAAAAGACCGTATCGTACTCTCCGGTCAGTTCAGCGCCAGCGATACCACGCTGGATGCAGAAGTATACAATACTTTAAATGAGTTACACATCGACAACGCACAGTTCTTTGCGAATGCTGTAAACACTTCCAACTATGGGGTAGACCTCGTCGTTGATTATAACAAACGCTGGAGCAATCACCATTTCCGTGGATTATTCACAGGCAATATCCAGCACATGACAATCGACAAGATCAATGTACCTGCTAAATTAAATGACACGTATGTACACCGTCAATCCTTCTTCAGCGACCGTGAGCAACGCTTTGTAAAAGCTTCTGCACCACCGGTAAAAATGGGCCTGAACCTGGAATATGGTGTTAATAAGATCAGCTTTGGTTCACACCTCACTTATTATGGTAAGGTAGAATTGTATGGTTACGGTTATTCCGGCGACCTGGCTGGTACAGGTATCAACCCGATCGTAGAACTGGATGAAGGTGGAAAGACAGTGCCAGAGTTATTTGTGTACAGAGGAAAGATAGTGACAGATGTATATGCGGGTTATAAATTCAACAGGCATATCAACTGGTTTGTAGGTGTGGATAACGTATTTAATGTACATCCTGATTTAGGCTATGTGAAAGGCGCGAAGCTGTCAGCTTTTGATGGTGAAGCAGGTGGTGCCTGGGATCCGGTGCAGATGGGGGTGAATGGAATGCGGTTATTTACGAGAATAGTATTGGACTTTTAA
- the pyk gene encoding pyruvate kinase, whose protein sequence is MSTQDISKHKTKIVATVGPACDTYEKLLALVKAGVNVFRLNFSHGSHEDKLRIIGYIRQINEVESYNVAILADLQGPKLRVGEIANNALPLTPGMILTFVNEKVVGTAERIYVSYADLHKDVKPGQKILLDDGKIETVVKEITAAGEIKAEVTLPGVLSSKKGFNLPDTKVSLPALTPKDVEDLEFIIDHDCDWVALSFVRDAADLQLIRKRLKERNSKIKVISKIEKPEAIENLKEIIWESDGVMIARGDLGVELPVEQIPMIQKDIIRKCIHRAKPVIVATQMMESMIDRTRPNRSEITDVANAVLEGADAVMLSGETATGQFPELVIQTMRKIIGEVEKEEIIYNRNLIPHRHSPTFISDALCYNACKMAEDLEANALVGMTQSGYTGFMLSSYRPRSPLFVFTKEKSLVNQLSLSWGVRAFYYKEEIGLDNIINDQISILKNKGYLKTGDIVVNTGSTPVAEHLPTNTIKVSKVQ, encoded by the coding sequence ATGAGTACACAAGATATATCTAAACACAAAACGAAGATAGTTGCCACAGTAGGACCGGCATGCGACACTTACGAAAAATTACTGGCACTGGTAAAGGCTGGCGTAAACGTGTTCCGTCTGAACTTTTCACATGGCTCTCACGAGGACAAGCTGCGCATCATTGGTTACATTCGCCAGATTAACGAAGTTGAATCTTACAATGTAGCCATCCTGGCTGACTTGCAAGGTCCTAAACTGCGTGTAGGTGAAATCGCTAACAATGCACTGCCACTGACTCCGGGTATGATCCTGACTTTCGTAAACGAGAAGGTAGTTGGTACCGCTGAAAGAATATACGTATCTTATGCAGACCTGCATAAAGATGTAAAACCAGGCCAGAAAATCCTGCTGGATGACGGTAAGATCGAAACTGTAGTAAAAGAAATCACTGCTGCAGGTGAAATCAAAGCTGAAGTGACCCTGCCAGGCGTTCTGTCTTCCAAAAAAGGTTTCAACCTGCCAGATACCAAAGTATCTCTGCCAGCGCTGACGCCAAAAGATGTGGAAGATCTGGAATTCATCATCGACCACGACTGTGACTGGGTTGCCCTGTCATTTGTAAGAGATGCTGCTGACCTGCAACTGATCCGCAAACGTCTGAAAGAACGTAATTCTAAGATCAAGGTTATCTCTAAGATCGAAAAGCCTGAGGCTATCGAAAATCTGAAAGAGATCATCTGGGAAAGCGACGGCGTAATGATCGCTCGTGGTGACCTGGGTGTGGAACTGCCAGTTGAGCAGATCCCAATGATCCAGAAAGATATTATCCGTAAATGTATTCACCGTGCTAAGCCGGTAATCGTGGCTACCCAGATGATGGAATCCATGATCGACCGTACCCGCCCTAACCGTAGCGAAATCACTGACGTAGCTAACGCGGTACTGGAAGGTGCTGATGCCGTAATGCTGAGTGGTGAAACTGCAACTGGTCAGTTCCCGGAACTGGTAATCCAGACTATGCGTAAGATTATCGGTGAAGTAGAGAAAGAAGAAATCATCTACAACCGTAACCTGATCCCTCACCGTCACTCTCCTACCTTCATCAGCGATGCACTGTGCTACAATGCATGTAAAATGGCTGAAGACCTGGAAGCAAATGCACTGGTTGGTATGACCCAGAGTGGTTACACCGGCTTTATGCTGAGCAGCTACCGTCCACGCTCTCCACTGTTCGTATTTACTAAAGAGAAATCTTTGGTGAATCAGCTGAGCCTGAGCTGGGGTGTACGCGCTTTCTATTATAAGGAAGAAATCGGTCTGGATAACATTATCAATGATCAGATCAGCATCCTGAAAAATAAAGGGTATCTGAAAACTGGTGATATTGTAGTAAATACCGGTTCTACTCCAGTAGCAGAACATTTGCCTACAAATACGATTAAGGTATCTAAAGTACAATAA
- the pfkA gene encoding 6-phosphofructokinase produces the protein MKKVNNIAVLTSGGDAPGMNAAVRAVVRTGIYNQLNVFGVMYGYRGMLKNEIFPLESKSVANIIQRGGTILKTARCKEFYEAEGRKKAYENLKKHNIDGIVVIGGDGSFNGAYKLSQEFDIPCIGLPGTIDKDIAGSDFTIGFDTAVNTAVDAIDKIRDTADAHDRLFIIEVMGRDAGYIALHSGISTGAEHIMTPEHIIDVQDIILELQANERRKKLVNIIVVAEGSAAGGAEAVARQIKEQCPQLDTRVTILGHIQRGGSPTCQDRILASRMGYAAVEALLNGTSNVMVGIVNNKIQYTPLEQAIKAKEHIDPEWFKIVKILAS, from the coding sequence ATGAAAAAAGTTAACAACATTGCGGTCCTTACATCAGGCGGAGACGCGCCGGGCATGAATGCTGCCGTTCGTGCGGTTGTAAGAACGGGAATTTACAATCAGCTGAATGTTTTTGGTGTCATGTATGGTTACAGGGGAATGTTGAAGAACGAAATCTTTCCTTTGGAGTCTAAATCTGTTGCCAACATTATACAGCGCGGTGGTACAATCCTAAAAACGGCCCGTTGTAAAGAGTTTTACGAGGCCGAAGGCCGTAAAAAAGCATACGAAAATTTAAAGAAGCACAACATCGACGGTATAGTAGTGATCGGTGGCGATGGTTCTTTCAATGGTGCGTACAAGTTGAGCCAGGAATTTGACATTCCATGCATTGGCCTGCCAGGCACAATTGACAAAGACATTGCCGGTTCTGATTTTACCATCGGATTTGATACTGCTGTGAATACTGCGGTAGATGCGATTGATAAGATCCGTGATACAGCAGATGCGCACGACCGTTTATTTATTATAGAAGTGATGGGGCGTGATGCTGGTTATATTGCCCTTCACAGTGGTATTTCCACTGGTGCTGAGCACATTATGACTCCTGAGCACATTATTGATGTACAGGACATTATCTTAGAACTGCAGGCTAACGAACGCCGCAAGAAATTAGTTAACATCATCGTAGTAGCAGAAGGTTCTGCTGCTGGTGGTGCAGAAGCGGTAGCACGCCAGATTAAGGAGCAATGTCCTCAACTGGATACCCGCGTAACCATCCTCGGACATATACAACGTGGTGGTAGCCCAACCTGTCAGGACCGTATCCTGGCCAGCCGTATGGGTTATGCAGCTGTTGAGGCGCTGTTGAATGGCACTTCCAATGTTATGGTAGGAATTGTAAACAACAAAATCCAATATACACCTCTGGAACAGGCCATCAAAGCCAAAGAGCATATCGATCCGGAATGGTTTAAAATTGTAAAAATACTTGCGAGTTAA
- a CDS encoding prolyl oligopeptidase family serine peptidase encodes MQRLHAFIFTFINSSLLLTTMTTAQAQSQQPGLVYPQTRKTEVTDNYHGTTIADPYRWLEDDNSPETKAWVKEQNAVTQNYLAKIPFRDSIKNRLEVLWNYPKTGAPDHRGNYLYFYKNDGLQNQSVLYRQSTTPGATPEVFIDPNKLSADGTTALGSVQFSKDGKYAAYLIAKAGSDWQQARIMDVASKTLLPDSLNWLKFSGLSWRGDGFYYSRYDEPTEASKLSKKNEFHKVYYHKVGTSQDKDVLIHADSDHPLRNFQATVTEDERFVLLNASEGTSGNEIWFWDMKNPDQKTFKLLIKGFDHEPNVIDNDGDKLFVITNEGAPNYKVELIDTKNPEGPRTLIIPERKETLMHVGTGGGKLFATYLQDAANRVYQLNYAGHLEREIKLPGIGTAGGFGGKKEDKEFYYTFNSYVTPALVYKYDIASGKSTTYFKPELKFDPSQYETKQVFFNSKDGTRIPMFLSYKKGIKLDGNNPVLLYGYGGFNIPITPGFSVSNLFFMEQGGIYAQVTLRGGAEYGEEWHKAGMLEKKQNVFDDFIGAAEFLIKEKYTNTSKLAVHGRSNGGLLIGAVMTQRPDLFKVAIPTVGVLDMLRYQHFTIGWAWGVEYGTSDKEDQFKYLIKYSPLHNLKPGTSYPATMVTTGDHDDRVVPAHSFKFAATLQADNAGPNPTLIRIDTQAGHGAGKPTGKLIEESADIWAFIMYNLGMHFKN; translated from the coding sequence ATGCAACGTCTTCATGCTTTTATTTTCACTTTTATTAATTCCTCATTGCTGCTTACGACTATGACAACAGCTCAAGCCCAATCTCAACAGCCCGGCCTCGTTTATCCGCAAACCCGGAAGACCGAAGTGACAGATAACTACCATGGTACCACTATTGCCGACCCATACCGCTGGCTCGAGGACGATAACAGCCCGGAAACCAAAGCATGGGTGAAAGAACAAAACGCTGTCACCCAGAATTATCTTGCAAAGATACCGTTCCGCGACTCGATAAAAAATCGTCTGGAAGTGTTATGGAATTATCCAAAAACTGGTGCACCAGATCATAGAGGCAATTATTTGTACTTCTATAAAAATGATGGTTTGCAGAACCAGTCAGTACTTTACAGGCAGTCTACCACCCCGGGCGCTACTCCCGAAGTCTTCATCGACCCGAATAAACTCTCTGCCGATGGTACAACAGCTTTAGGCTCCGTACAGTTTTCCAAAGATGGAAAATATGCCGCCTATTTAATTGCAAAGGCTGGTTCTGACTGGCAGCAGGCCCGTATTATGGACGTAGCTAGCAAAACTTTGCTCCCGGATAGCCTGAACTGGCTCAAGTTCAGTGGTCTTTCATGGAGAGGAGATGGTTTTTACTATAGCCGCTATGACGAACCTACCGAAGCCAGCAAACTCTCCAAAAAGAACGAATTCCATAAAGTTTACTATCACAAGGTAGGCACTTCTCAGGATAAGGATGTACTGATCCACGCTGATTCAGATCACCCACTTCGCAATTTTCAGGCAACCGTTACCGAGGATGAGCGATTCGTGCTCTTAAACGCGTCAGAAGGGACTTCCGGCAATGAGATATGGTTCTGGGACATGAAAAATCCTGACCAAAAGACGTTCAAATTATTGATCAAAGGCTTCGATCATGAGCCAAATGTAATAGACAATGACGGCGATAAGCTATTTGTGATCACTAACGAAGGCGCTCCTAATTATAAGGTAGAGCTGATCGATACCAAAAATCCAGAGGGTCCCCGTACACTAATCATTCCTGAACGCAAGGAAACCCTCATGCATGTGGGTACCGGTGGTGGAAAACTCTTTGCTACCTACCTGCAGGATGCTGCCAACCGTGTATACCAGTTAAACTATGCCGGTCACCTGGAAAGGGAGATCAAACTCCCGGGTATCGGTACCGCAGGTGGATTCGGTGGTAAAAAAGAAGACAAGGAATTCTATTACACCTTTAATTCATATGTGACACCGGCCCTGGTATATAAGTATGATATAGCTTCCGGTAAGTCTACTACTTATTTTAAACCTGAACTGAAATTCGATCCTTCCCAGTACGAAACCAAACAGGTATTCTTTAATAGTAAAGATGGTACCCGTATCCCTATGTTCCTTTCTTATAAGAAGGGGATCAAACTGGATGGCAACAATCCTGTATTGCTGTATGGTTATGGTGGTTTCAATATCCCGATCACCCCAGGCTTCAGTGTATCTAATCTGTTCTTTATGGAGCAGGGCGGTATCTATGCACAGGTAACCCTGCGTGGTGGTGCGGAGTACGGCGAAGAATGGCACAAAGCAGGTATGCTCGAAAAGAAACAGAATGTATTTGACGATTTTATCGGGGCTGCAGAGTTCCTGATCAAAGAAAAATATACCAATACCTCCAAACTGGCGGTACATGGCCGTTCTAATGGCGGTTTGCTGATTGGTGCGGTGATGACACAACGCCCGGATCTGTTCAAGGTAGCGATACCTACAGTAGGAGTGCTGGATATGTTGCGTTACCAGCACTTTACCATCGGATGGGCATGGGGTGTAGAGTATGGCACCAGTGATAAGGAAGATCAGTTTAAATACCTGATCAAATACTCACCACTGCACAACCTGAAACCAGGTACGTCTTACCCTGCTACCATGGTTACTACAGGGGATCATGACGACAGGGTGGTGCCTGCACACTCATTCAAATTCGCAGCTACGCTGCAGGCGGACAATGCAGGGCCTAACCCAACGCTTATACGTATAGACACGCAGGCCGGCCATGGAGCTGGTAAGCCAACGGGCAAGCTGATAGAGGAATCTGCGGATATATGGGCTTTTATAATGTATAATTTGGGAATGCATTTTAAAAATTAA